The following are encoded in a window of Torulaspora globosa chromosome 4, complete sequence genomic DNA:
- the YTA6 gene encoding putative AAA family ATPase YTA6 (ancestral locus Anc_8.542): MTVEKFNVPSNFTLLQCLELLQSIVANRLENYQQQRATQSSNAHNLNKRYKLLDDLLTYLQDGIRRIERYYNCREGLSTAVKGKGDLQVSVDDLQILEHDVRLARKDCRNRLEIIERQGQSGHGKGLSISSIWRSHGKKGKSKAEKEEKAATEAVEKIMKARQLDEQKKLDEQERRRNEEEAQREKRIEAMVRQQVESELSLKLQEERKRQRIREEEERRRAQNETRSASSSRSFRASNNDRHSLLVNGRRSLDIRSPVSRSLDDNSAQPKRKSLDMQDIGKAAQLAWIQSQPSGSRNPVRMPTSTRKPHRSPSRNPQSPASPSIGSKKRYEYTQPLVNRQHIKAPKKTNGLSREVAKETTATEAKNKKESVSVRKPPPILEPPRSGSRSPSSPAVLEREATPELENELDHLSPMERRIKKVMATLHGVDVQQCEQIKNEILVMNEEVHWDDIAGLSRAKSSLKETVVYPFLRPDLFKGLREPIRGMLLFGPPGTGKTMIAKAVATESKSTFFSISASSLLSKYLGESEKLVKALFYLARRLAPSIIFIDEIDSLLTARSDNENESSRRIKTELLIQWSALSSATAQDHGDSDSRVLVLAATNLPWAIDEAARRRFSRRLYIPLPEYETRLYHLKKLMSRQKNGLTDTDFEVIAEMSDGFSGSDITALAKEAAMEPIRDLGDNLVDADFNKIRGVMVKDFEKAMQTIKRSVSPSSLQQYRDWAAGFGSTGA; this comes from the coding sequence ATGACAGTTGAAAAGTTTAATGTACCGTCAAACTTTACGCTGCTGCAATGCCTTGAGCTTCTACAGTCAATTGTTGCCAATCGATTGGAAAATTACCAACAACAACGAGCTACACAATCTTCGAATGCTCACAATCTCAACAAAAGATACAAGCTGCTCGATGACTTGCTAACTTATTTGCAGGACGGAATCCGCAGGATAGAACGATATTACAACTGTAGAGAAGGTTTATCAACAGCTGTGAAGGGGAAGGGCGATTTACAGGTTAGTGTAGATGATTTGCAAATTCTGGAACATGATGTTAGGTTGGCAAGGAAGGATTGTCGCAATCGTCTAGAGATTATAGAACGACAAGGTCAGAGCGGTCATGGAAAGGGATTGAGCATATCATCGATATGGAGAAGCCACGGTAAGAAGGGAAAGAGCAAGGCcgagaaggaggagaaggCAGCAACTGAGGCTGTCGAAAAGATTATGAAGGCCAGACAGTTGGATGAGCAAAAAAAACTGGACGAACAGGAACGGCGGCGAaacgaggaggaagcaCAGAGGGAAAAGAGGATCGAAGCAATGGTACGACAGCAAGTCGAATCAGAGCTGAGTTTAAAACTTCAGgaagaaaggaaaaggcAGAGAATAagagaggaggaagaacgAAGACGAGCGCAGAACGAAACAAGATCCGCGAGTTCATCTCGGAGCTTCAGAGCCAGTAATAATGACAGGCATAGTTTGCTTGTAAATGGGAGACGGTCTTTGGATATTCGGTCTCCAGTCAGTCGATCACTAGACGACAATTCAGCTCAGCCAAAACGGAAATCATTGGACATGCAGGATATCGGAAAGGCAGCACAGCTGGCCTGGATACAGTCTCAGCCCAGTGGATCAAGGAATCCCGTTCGGATGCCAACTTCGACAAGGAAGCCTCATCGCTCACCTTCTAGAAATCCACAATCTCCGGCTAGCCCCAGTATTGGCTCAAAAAAGAGGTACGAATATACTCAGCCTCTTGTTAATCGCCAACATATCAAAGCTCCAAAAAAAACGAATGGTTTATCGAGAGAAGTTGCGAAAGAGACAACCGCCACTGAGgcaaagaacaagaaagaaTCAGTATCAGTAAGAAAGCCACCACCAATTTTAGAGCCACCGCGATCAGGGTCGAGATCTCCAAGTTCTCCAGCTGTCCTGGAGAGAGAAGCAACTCCAGAACTTGAAAATGAGCTGGACCATCTGTCTCCAATGGAGAGAAGGATTAAGAAGGTTATGGCGACTTTACATGGAGTGGACGTCCAACAATGCGAACAAATCAAAAATGAAATTCTCGTTATGAATGAAGAAGTGCATTGGGATGATATCGCGGGATTGAGCAGAGCTAAAAGCTCTCTCAAGGAAACTGTCGTGTATCCATTCCTTAGACCTGACTTATTCAAAGGACTCCGAGAGCCTATAAGAGGTATGCTTTTGTTCGGACCTCCGGGAACTGGTAAAACCATGATTGCAAAGGCGGTTGCAACCGAATCTAAGTCCACGTTCTTTAGCATTAGTGCATCCTCCCTGCTGTCCAAATATCTGGGCGAGTCAGAGAAATTAGTCAAAGCATTGTTTTATTTGGCAAGGCGACTGGCCCCCTCCATCATTTTCATTGATGAGATCGACTCTCTTCTAACTGCCAGATCTGATAACGAGAATGAATCCTCCAGGCGGATCAAGACGGAACTGCTTATACAGTGGTCAGCACTATCTAGTGCCACGGCTCAGGATCACGGGGACTCCGATAGCAGAGTCCTGGTACTTGCCGCTACCAATTTGCCCTGGGCAATTGATGAAGCGGCCAGGAGACGGTTTTCAAGAAGACTTTACATCCCATTACCAGAGTACGAGACAAGACTCTACCATTTAAAGAAATTGATGTCAAGACAGAAGAACGGCCTCACCGATACAGATTTCGAAGTCATAGCAGAGATGTCTGATGGCTTTTCTGGTTCAGACATTACAGCTCTTGCAAAAGAGGCTGCCATGGAACCCATTCGAGATTTGGGAGACAACTTAGTAGACGCAgatttcaacaaaatcaGAGGTGTTATGGTGAAGGACTTTGAGAAAGCGATGCAAACAATCAAGAGAAGTGTGTCACCGAGTTCCCTGCAGCAATATCGAGACTGGGCAGCAGGGTTCGGTAGCACTGGAGCTTGA
- the KTR4 gene encoding putative mannosyltransferase (ancestral locus Anc_8.541), which translates to MIHGPRFALKRILIVCLVLVPLVVIIHRKPDLSLQNLRWRETSAEDNSDVARNELKSPEELDQLLSRLETPLVIEAAHYGKNEYKAAFNERMELLRKTFAEPITEPKSMHLVRPVDPLAGKASATILCLTRNQDLSDIVTSIQQLEEQFNNQFGYPYTFLNDEEFSDHFKNEITRLLPIDREVQFGRIDPKMWNMPDSIDPEVFKSKMDQLEDVQHAEKISYHNMCRFYSRSFYHHPLLAKYKYIWRIEPNVNFYCRIDYDVFQFMEDNDKIYGFVLNLYDSPESVKSLWKSTMDFVEKTPQYLHRNGSYAWLKDNVQKPQNYEITGGYSTCHFWTNFEIINLDFLRSKPYEDYMHFLEGEKGFYYERWGDAPVRSLALALFADKSRIHWFRDIGYQHFPYTNCPKSPAGSDRCNGNCQPGSFAPWPSLRSENCLPVWIEHIMSQQELESY; encoded by the coding sequence ATGATTCACGGCCCGAGGTTTGCTCTTAAGCGAATCTTGATAGTATGCCTCGTCCTGGTGCCACTGGTTGTTATTATACACAGGAAGCCGGACTTGAGCCTCCAGAACCTTCGGTGGAGGGAGACTTCAGCAGAGGACAATTCAGATGTTGCACGGAATGAATTGAAGTCACCAGAAGAACTGGATCAATTGCTGTCAAGGTTAGAGACCCCTCTGGTTATTGAAGCAGCTCATTATGGGAAGAACGAGTATAAGGCAGCGTTCAACGAACGAATGGAGCTGCTACGCAAGACTTTTGCTGAACCCATCACGGAACCGAAGTCAATGCATCTAGTGCGGCCAGTTGACCCCTTAGCTGGGAAAGCAAGCGCAACGATTCTTTGCTTGACGAGGAATCAGGATTTATCCGACATAGTAACTTcgatccagcagctggaagagCAATTTAATAACCAGTTTGGGTATCCTTACACGTTCTTAAACGACGAGGAGTTCTCAGACCATTTCAAGAATGAAATAACGAGGCTGTTGCCCATCGACCGTGAAGTACAGTTCGGCCGGATTGATCCTAAGATGTGGAATATGCCTGATTCGATAGATCCTGAGGTGTTCAAGTCGAAAATGGATCAGCTTGAGGATGTTCAACACGCAGAGAAAATATCTTACCATAATATGTGCCGGTTCTACTCGAGAAGCTTTTATCACCATCCGCTCCTGGCGAAGTACAAATACATATGGAGGATAGAGCCCAATGTGAACTTCTATTGCAGGATAGACTACGACGTTTTCCAATTCATGGAGGATAACGACAAAATCTACGGCTTCGTGCTGAACCTTTATGACAGCCCTGAGTCCGTCAAGTCTCTGTGGAAATCCACGATGGACTTCGTCGAGAAAACCCCGCAATATCTGCATCGAAACGGGTCATACGCGTGGCTCAAAGACAACGTTCAGAAGCCGCAAAACTACGAAATCACTGGTGGCTATTCAACCTGTCATTTCTGGACCAATTTCGAAATAATAAACCTGGATTTCCTCCGTTCCAAGCCGTACGAAGACTATATGCATTTTCTGGAAGGCGAGAAGGGCTTCTACTACGAACGGTGGGGGGACGCGCCCGTCAGAAGTCTGGCTCTGGCGTTGTTCGCAGACAAGTCCCGTATCCATTGGTTTCGTGACATTGGATACCAGCATTTCCCTTACACCAACTGCCCCAAATCTCCTGCGGGCTCAGACCGGTGCAATGGCAACTGCCAGCCGGGCTCCTTCGCTCCTTGGCCGTCTTTGAGATCGGAAAACTGTCTCCCGGTATGGATCGAACACATCATGAGCCAACAGGAGCTGGAAAGCTACTAA
- the UBP16 gene encoding putative ubiquitin-specific protease UBP16 (ancestral locus Anc_8.540) yields the protein MPRVVYHSVGLGSNVNRLWLDKFVNSNSKIIRRLGYGLLVTLSLYILTPTIDRLIFGPTMFSGSSKRSDKYTTGLINNRNDCFANSSVQALASLPRLTSYLNDFLRQVAALVEADHDKLDIQQREKLNHILDHDVLTPKVEAGNPIDAQGSLDRVVSSEAAISRIKSSNSISTLQDEPRPGDHTPALSTAQHSLADNEKENDGADSSKMPRILMHQGLAKILSQLQETISSSRHISVWPLLHILEIIFNAKISTGQNDAHELTQIILETLQKENLKVRKYVKANKFDVELPELPFGGELADHLVCLRCTNSSKVNVHPFIIYPLTVPQTMSARLSDMVSDNQTDTIEGYSCLTCKVSAIISNEKARGYENTSAEERKIIETLQKALPDLSINDELSHDLTSYINSYNKDGVVPASLKSTIVKKTVVVRSPSILVMHLSRSMFDGMSYARNSCGVAFEETLESREQVIRNNKCVGINPISYRLSAIVKHTGSHSQGHYECYRHKPDFVKDVTTKAVINRSPVIDTTLINADHDKNANGAQGRNGPSPQDFLTNTDFSLNSSALSSSDNSEASTDDYIIEGADSARPSRKPSALQKITGYLSRRGSVSTDTEQPTAASRSRAASIATSDYSRSRGGSIASAQMERTVSTDSQSSFFNSSESNVGNTSASDADALPGDKRLFKKIKSVASYPYWHVSDAKVKEAKTDQVLGELRYVYMLYYELIL from the coding sequence ATGCCTAGAGTGGTCTATCATTCAGTAGGTCTCGGAAGCAACGTCAATAGGCTGTGGCTCGATAAATTTGTGAACAGTAATAGTAAAATAATACGTCGCTTAGGGTACGGGTTGCTGGTGACACTTTCGCTTTACATATTAACACCAACCATCGACAGACTGATCTTTGGGCCAACAATGTTTTCTGGTAGCTCCAAGAGAAGTGATAAATATACTACTGGTCTCATTAATAATAGGAACGACTGTTTTGCGAATTCCTCTGTGCAAGCGTTGGCATCTTTACCAAGATTGACTTCGTATTTGAACGACTTTCTGAGGCAGGTGGCTGCTTTAGTGGAAGCGGACCATGATAAACTCGACATCCAGCAGCGTGAGAAGTTGAATCACATTTTAGACCACGATGTCCTGACTCCTAAAGTAGAGGCCGGTAATCCCATAGATGCGCAAGGTAGCCTTGACAGAGTTGTCAGTTCTGAAGCAGCCATCTCGAGAATTAAATCGTCCAATTCAATTAGTACACTGCAGGATGAACCAAGGCCAGGGGACCATACACCTGCGCTTTCGACGGCACAGCACTCTCTGGCGGACaatgagaaagaaaatgatGGAGCTGACAGTAGCAAGATGCCAAGAATCCTCATGCATCAAGGGTTGGCTAAGATCCTGTCGCAACTCCAGGAGaccatttcttcttcgagacaCATTTCTGTCTGGCCGCTGCTGCATATTCTCGAGATAATATTCAACGCCAAGATCTCTACAGGGCAGAACGATGCCCATGAATTGACCCAAATCATCCTCGAGACTTTGCAAAAGGAGAATTTGAAGGTGAGGAAATATGTCAAGGCGAACAAGTTCGACGTTGAATTGCCAGAGCTGCCGTTCGGAGGAGAGCTTGCCGACCATCTGGTGTGTCTCAGGTGTACGAACTCCTCGAAAGTGAACGTTCATCCATTCATCATATACCCGCTTACCGTTCCGCAGACAATGTCGGCCCGGCTCTCTGACATGGTCTCGGATAATCAAACGGACACCATAGAGGGTTATTCATGTCTCACATGCAAAGTCTCGGCGATTATTAGCAACGAGAAGGCCCGCGGTTACGAGAACACCTCAGCTGAGGAAAGAAAAATCATAGAGACTCTACAGAAGGCCCTGCCTGATCTCTCAATCAACGACGAGCTCTCCCACGACCTTACGTCGTATATTAACTCCTACAACAAGGACGGTGTGGTTCCGGCCAGCTTGAAATCCACTATAGTCAAAAAGACTGTGGTTGTGAGGTCACCCAGTATCCTTGTCATGCATCTATCGCGCTCGATGTTCGATGGGATGAGTTACGCCAGGAACTCGTGTGGAGTAGCGTTCGAAGAGACTTTGGAATCTCGGGAGCAGGTAATCCGCAATAACAAATGTGTCGGTATTAACCCAATCTCTTACAGACTGAGTGCCATCGTTAAGCACACAGGTTCACACTCCCAGGGCCATTACGAATGCTATAGGCACAAGCCGGACTTTGTCAAGGACGTGACCACCAAAGCGGTGATCAATAGGTCTCCCGTGATAGACACTACGTTGATAAACGCCGACCACGACAAGAACGCAAACGGAGCACAAGGACGAAACGGCCCTTCGCCGCAGGATTTCCTCACCAACACTGACTTTTCCCTGAACAGCTCAGCTTTGTCCTCCAGCGACAACAGCGAAGCCAGCACCGACGATTACATTATAGAAGGCGCCGACAGCGCCAGGCCCAGCAGGAAGCCCTCCGCTCTGCAGAAAATTACGGGATATCTCTCCAGAAGGGGCTCTGTCAGCACAGACACCGAGCAACCGACGGCCGCCTCTCGAAGCCGTGCTGCAAGTATCGCTACAAGCGACTACAGTCGCAGCAGAGGAGGCAGCATTGCCTCTGCCCAGATGGAAAGAACAGTCTCCACGGACTCTCAGTCCTCCTTTTTCAATTCCTCCGAGTCTAACGTCGGCAATACAAGTGCCAGCGACGCCGACGCCCTTCCGGGCGACAAGCGactgttcaagaagataaagAGCGTCGCCAGCTACCCTTACTGGCACGTATCAGATGCCAAGGTGAAGGAGGCCAAGACAGATCAGGTACTAGGAGAGCTCAGATACGTCTACATGTTATACTACGAGCTCATCTTGTAA
- the BEM1 gene encoding phosphatidylinositol-3-phosphate-binding protein BEM1 (ancestral locus Anc_8.539), with the protein MSSPEMAIKALYSYQSQSPKELSFLEGEFFYVVREETEWFHASNPSTGKQGMVPKSYFEVIDKTRPRSSNASLLSRRSSHGQSKMGSLYAIVLYDFQAEKSDELTAYAGENLFICAHHNYEWFIAKPIGRLGGPGLVPVAFVSIVDIATGYATGDDVRDDINAVNMPTVQEWKGNIAKYKASNISLGSVEHHPAIAPSTQHSSTIFESGIITKASVDNFGLEDEKYWFEVHCTLSTGKMRRLKRSYQDFYDLQVKLLDSFPAESGKLRDANGQWTKRIMPYIPGPVPYVTDTITRKRKEDLNVYVKDLIMLPDYIAHSDMVRHLFSLRNNGFDHEQNMPQYNLSEKDGETAVFGSQADGLPQARPNEDNTLTGEDLKLYEKLSELSLSKSKPHSRPPSTQPPALKPTKIKFYYKDDIFALMLNSNITYAELRSKIAPRIDVEKFNLQVKLADGAIEDVTTDAQVAQIIQAKLKITVSDS; encoded by the coding sequence ATGTCGTCGCCGGAGATGGCCATTAAAGCGCTTTACAGCTACCAATCGCAGAGCCCTAAGGAGCTCTCTTTTCTGGAGGGAGAGTTCTTTTATGTGGTTAGGGAAGAAACGGAGTGGTTCCATGCATCTAATCCTTCGACGGGCAAACAGGGAATGGTGCCAAAAAGTTACTTTGAAGTTATCGATAAGACAAGACCACGTTCTTCGAATGCAAGCTTGCTGAGCCGACGTAGCAGCCATGGCCAATCCAAGATGGGCTCGCTTTACGCGATTGTTCTCTATGActttcaagctgaaaagtCCGATGAACTGACGGCTTACGCCGGCGAAAACCTGTTCATCTGCGCGCATCACAATTACGAATGGTTTATCGCAAAGCCCATAGGCAGATTGGGCGGGCCGGGACTGGTGCCGGTCGCGTTTGTCAGTATCGTTGACATAGCGACCGGTTATGCGACTGGTGACGACGTTAGGGACGATATAAACGCAGTGAATATGCCAACTGTACAGGAATGGAAGGGGAACATCGCCAAATATAAGGCTAGCAATATAAGTCTGGGTTCTGTCGAACACCATCCTGCGATAGCCCCTTCCACACAACACTCATCGACAATATTCGAGTCCGGGATTATAACAAAGGCATCCGTTGATAATTTTGGCTTGGAGGACGAAAAGTACTGGTTTGAAGTGCATTGCACCCTTTCCACCGGCAAAATGAGGAGATTGAAGCGTTCGTACCAAGATTTTTATGATCTTCAGGTTAAATTGCTCGATTCCTTTCCAGCTGAATCTGGTAAATTACGAGATGCAAATGGACAATGGACGAAGCGTATTATGCCATATATCCCTGGTCCAGTGCCTTACGTTACAGATACCATtacaagaaagagaaaggaggACCTCAACGTATATGTGAAGGACCTGATCATGCTGCCGGACTATATCGCACATTCTGACATGGTAAGGCATCTCTTCAGTCTAAGAAACAATGGGTTCGACCACGAGCAGAATATGCCCCAATACAACCTCAGCGAAAAGGATGGAGAAACCGCGGTTTTCGGTAGTCAAGCTGATGGACTTCCGCAGGCTCGACCAAACGAGGATAATACACTTACGGGTGAGGACCTGAAACTCTATGAAAAACTTTCGGAACTTTCTTTATCCAAGTCTAAACCACATTCGCGACCTCCCAGCACTCAACCACCTGCATTGAAGCCAACCAAAATAAAATTCTATTACAAAGATGATATTTTTGCACTCATGTTGAATAGCAATATAACGTATGCTGAGCTGCGCAGCAAGATTGCTCCGAGGATCGACGTAGAGAAATTCAATCTGCAAGTTAAGTTGGCCGACGGTgccatcgaagatgtcACGACCGATGCTCAGGTGGCGCAGATAATTCAAGCTAAACTCAAGATAACAGTTTCGGACTCCTGA
- a CDS encoding uncharacterized protein (ancestral locus Anc_8.538) codes for MSKFKIKRPHSPDHIGICNYKKQRLLYDLESLNLNDDKSLQMEQRWRNHQRYVENNEIYSDSVDEMYLPYTSSSHPLKVLQSDHAISWETDLLYSRLRKSARDARLQVVKWEDMKKLAYTQWLEWIRKRFTEKDFDYDMDNNDDYPGVIIDGDAHEDVDMDVDMDAF; via the coding sequence ATGTCCAAGTTCAAGATTAAGAGGCCTCACAGCCCTGATCACATCGGAATCTGCAACTACAAGAAACAGAGACTACTATATGATCTAGAGAGCCTTAATCTTAACGATGATAAGAGTCTTCAAATGGAGCAGCGATGGCGCAACCATCAACGATATGTGGAAAACAATGAGATATACTCAGACAGCGTGGATGAGATGTATCTCCCGTACACGAGCTCAAGCCATCCTTTGAAAGTCTTGCAGTCAGATCACGCAATTTCGTGGGAAACGGATTTGTTGTATTCCAGGTTGAGGAAGTCAGCTCGGGACGCTAGGTTGCAGGTTGTTAAATGGGAGGATATGAAGAAACTCGCTTATACTCAGTGGTTGGAATGGATTCGAAAGCGTTTTACAGAAAAAGACTTCGATTATGATATGGACAACAACGACGATTACCCAGGAGTTATCATCGACGGCGATGCGCATGAAGATGTAGATATGGATGTAGATATGGATGCTTTTTAG
- the MUK1 gene encoding guanine nucleotide exchange factor MUK1 (ancestral locus Anc_8.537): protein MSSKTDLKQLYTPPMTNRKFDLSQSIKESYKTQQIPLQEDLQDVGSNGWSTNVELTREEIDQEVNGINELPPDLSKLIDAFINDLKQPKYVKPLSILQLSSLFQNFYTKFDRSSFNYVVNTSNNGQPTFLAAKETLSSGLSGIFARSRSSSGSSFKRDRRSSSLLSTDSNNATPMLSPEEINRQLRLNEINNLKVERFMELCERDVFQRLSKVGTSVPSPSRDDKGKKVTESDTLKVANLFRNSPEYGEYDKLLFEKMQLLSKLAADGRIDLAKFLDLPDNVDLNRFGEIQNVLLNLVYQSMGPGEKVETLLKVHQSMMYSHVMSNDEFLSLIIFYAIKVCPKNIFLNAQFIRLFRYKKKLVQKELFALTNLEAALVFIEGLTLSDFPSELLEQLSLNEKKLLESAISRKISLPNKPNISQNVDNCSSDMQHPEVLRSNSYDGFRSAFDSSLRNIFGKMRSYTPPTSLQPTSLPRSTSQSSFDNDRRHCHAAVPSSMRRFKDRSFEDLKLSEMKEIFEIYQKLVS from the coding sequence ATGAGTTCGAAGACCGATTTGAAGCAGCTTTACACGCCTCCGATGACCAATAGGAAGTTCGACCTGTCGCAATCGATTAAGGAATCGTATAAGACTCAGCAGATTCCGTTGCAAGAGGATTTACAGGATGTAGGAAGCAATGGATGGAGCACTAATGTTGAGCTGACTAGAGAGGAGATAGATCAGGAAGTGAATGGCATAAATGAGCTTCCCCCAGACCTCTCAAAGCTGATCGATGCGTTTATTAACGACCTGAAGCAACCGAAATACGTGAAACCACTAAGCATACTGCAGCTGTCCTCTCTTTTTCAGAACTTCTACACGAAATTTGACCGGTCCTCATTTAATTATGTGGTGAACACATCCAATAATGGTCAACCAACCTTCCTAGCAGCGAAAGAAACGCTTAGCAGCGGGCTGAGCGGTATATTTGCTCGAAGCCGAAGCAGCAGCGGAAGCTCTTTTAAGAGGGATAGGAGATCTTCGTCTTTACTCAGTACGGATTCCAATAATGCGACGCCTATGCTGTCGCCGGAAGAGATTAACAGGCAGCTGAGATTGAATGAGATTAATAATTTGAAGGTTGAGAGGTTTATGGAATTATGTGAACGAGATGTGTTCCAGCGTTTATCTAAGGTGGGAACCTCTGTACCATCACCATCTAGAGATGATAAAGGCAAAAAGGTAACAGAAAGTGACACGCTAAAGGTGGCTAATTTGTTTCGAAATAGCCCTGAATATGGCGAATACGATAAGCTACTGTTTGAAAAAATGCAACTCCTCTCTAAATTGGCAGCAGatggaagaattgatttAGCCAAATTTTTAGATCTACCGGACAATGTGGACCTTAATAGGTTTGGTGAGATTCAAAACGTTCTACTCAACCTTGTCTACCAATCGATGGGTCCCGGCGAAAAAGTTGAGACACTGCTCAAAGTGCATCAGTCAATGATGTATTCTCACGTTATGTCCAATGATGAATTTCTATCGCTAATCATATTTTATGCCATTAAAGTGTGCCCAAAGAACATATTCCTCAACGCACAATTCATAAGATTGTTCAgatacaagaaaaaactTGTTCAGAAAGAGCTGTTTGCTCTGACAAACCTGGAAGCTGCTCTTGTGTTTATTGAAGGGCTAACTCTCTCTGACTTCCCTAGTGAGCTGCTTGAACAATTATCGTTgaatgagaagaagttaCTGGAGAGTGCCATAAGCAGGAAGATTTCACTTCCAAATAAGCCCAATATCTCTCAAAATGTCGATAATTGTTCATCAGATATGCAGCATCCGGAAGTTTTAAGGTCGAACTCCTACGACGGTTTCCGATCCGCTTTCGATTCATCGCTGCGGAACATCTTTGGCAAGATGAGATCTTATACACCACCCACTTCATTACAACCAACATCGCTGCCAAGATCAACTTCCCAGAGCTCATTTGATAATGATAGAAGGCATTGCCACGCCGCTGTACCCAGCTCTATGAGACGATTCAAGGATAGGagttttgaagatttaAAACTATCAGAAATGAAGGAAATATTTGAAATTTACCAAAAGCTTGTTAGTTAA